CAGCGGCAGCGCATGCCCGTATTTTGTGACGACGATACCACCTGAAACGTAGCTTCCGGCGATCTCTTCAATCGTCTGCGCCATCTTCGCGCCGGCTTTACCTGCGCCGATCACGATCAGCTTGCCGCGAATCGGAATGTGTTTCTCGCCGATCGACAGCACACCACCGTCGACCTGCACAATATTCCGGATGCAGGTGGAAGGATTTGCCGCCTTCAGCGCCGCTTCCCAGATCAACCGCGCCGATTGACGAAGTTCTTTCGTGGTCATGGATTATTTGGTTGTGGCCTGCACGTTCTTTGCAATCGCAGCGCGCATCTCTTCGACGTGAGCTCGATCGGCGGCGTTGGGGTTATGTGTCAGATAGGCATCCAAATGCTCCAGAACTTCCGGCCATCTTTCCTGCCTCGCGTATACATTCGCAAGCATCAGACGGCCCGCCCACAGCTTGGGATCGATAGCGATCGACTTTTTGAACGCATTCTCCGCCTCTTCGAAAAAAGCCGATCTGTAGTTGGCCTGCCCCAGAATGAAATATGCCTTAGCCGAGCGGGGATTCAGCTTGACTGCCTGTTCCAAAGCATCCAATGCCTGATCGAGCACCCTGCCGGCGGCTCGTGGATCCTCTTTCTGGGCGGCGGCTTCTTCGAGGTAGAGCGTACCGAGGTTCAGAAGAGGCAATTCGGATTTCGGGTTCAGCGCGCCACTGCTCTTGAATTCCCGCTCTGCATCGCCATGCCGTTTCGCGGAAAGATAGAGGATTCCGAGGTTGTTGTGGGCATGAAAGAAATTCGGAGCAAGAACGATCGCCTCCTCCAGCAGCCTGATAGCGCTTTCCGTCCGTCCCTTTTGTTTTTCCTCGATCGCCTTTTCATAGTCCTGTACCGCTTTTTTGGGCAGGCTGTCCTTCATTTGCGAGATGTCGACAGTATCAGGATCTGCCGCATCGAGGCCTGCGGGCCGGTCAATGCCCCGCACAGCGGGTTTTGAAAGGAATATCGTTACGCTGTTGTCGCCGACAGCGCTGAAAGCATCGATGCTCTGGCTGACAGGTTCGTAGCCCTCAAGATTGATCAAGACGTAATACCGGCCCGGTCCGAGACTGCGAAATTCAAAATTGCCCCCGGCATCCGCGAACGTCGTCGAGGCAAGCTGGCCAGTGGCCCTCTCCAGCCGCACCTCGATCCGCAGATCCGGATCGTTGTGATCCCCGGTGATGACCCTTCCGTGCACGGTCAGAATCTCTGCGCGTTTCGGCTGGGTCTGAGTGGTTTGGCTGTAAGCGACATTGCCGGCCAGACAAGTGAGCGCTGCAAGCAGACATGCTTTCTGAAGCATTCGGACCTCGATGGGATCTTCCGGGTTATACCATAAACCTTTTTTCGGACGTCTTTGATTCTGCAAAACAGGTTTTAGCCGCAGATGACGCAGATGACGCAGATGGGGCGCATTCTAAGCCGTCTTCTTGCGCCCCATCTGCGTCATCCGCGTCATCTGCGGCTAAACAAACTTTGTGCTTCTTGTGGTTCCTTCCGCTTTTCATGCACACTAGCGGAGTCATGAAAACGGCGCTGGGCATGGTTTTGATCAGCGAAGACGAGATACGGCGCAGGATTGCGGACCTGGGCCGGCAGATTTCAAAGGACTTCGACGCCCGCAGCGTGACACTGGTCGGCATCCTCAAAGGCAGCTTCATTTTTCTGGCCGATCTGATCCGGGCGATTGCGCAGGACGTTCCGGTCGAAGTCGATTTTATGGCGGTGTCGAGCTATGGAGACGCAACAACCACATCAGGAACGATTCACATTGAGAAGGACCTTGGGATCTCCATTGCCGGCAAAGACGTCATTATTGTTGAGGACATCGTGGATACCGGCCTCACGCTGCTCCACGTTTACAATATTCTTTCAGCCCGGGGAGCGCGTTCTCTCCGGGTGGCGACACTGCTCGAAAAACCGGGCAATTCGAAGTACGACAAACCGCTGGATTATGTAGGCTTCAAGATCGAGAACAAGTTTGTCGTCGGTTTCGGTCTTGATTTCGCGCAACGCTACCGCAATCTTTCCGATATTCGGGTACTGAATGAAATCTGATTTTGGCCGTTACATCGACCACACTTTGCTTCGTCCGATCGGAACCGCCACCGATATCCGGAGGCTCTGCACGGAAGCCATCGAATATGGCATGGCAGCGGTCTGCATATTTCCCTCGTATGTCCCGATTGCGCGCGATCTCCTGAAGACTTCCCGCGTCAAAATCGCCACTGTGATTGCATTCCCTTTCGGCGTCACGTTTACCGAAATTAAAGAAGCCGAAATGCGGGCCAGCGCAGCCCGCGGGGCCGACGAGATGGACTTCGTCATTAATATTGCCGCTTTGAAATCCGGCGACGACAAATCCATCGAGGAAGAAATGCACTATCTGATTGCCAAAGCCAGAACGCTCGGCGTGCACACGAAATTCATCATCGAAACCGCCTATTTGACCGACGACGAAAAAGTGCGCACCTGCAAGATCGCGAACCGGGTGAAACCGGATTTCATGAAGACCTCCACGGGTTACGGACCTTCGGGCGCGACCGTCGAAGATGTCCGCCTCATGAGGTCGAATCTGCTTCCAGAAATTCAAATCAAAGCGGCGGGCGGTATCCGCAACTATGCTGAAGCCCAGCAGATGCTGCAGGCGGGCGCATCCCGCCTTGGGACCAGCGCCGGAATCAAGATCCTGGAAGAGGCCGCAGCCAGATGAAACCGGATCCAGCCACAGCAGTTGCCGGCTCCGACGCCCGGCGCTTCGTATCGACTCTGGTCGAGATCAATCACGAGATCACCTCGATTCTCGATCTCGACGAGCTGTTGAAGAAAATTGCGGAGCTGACGAATCGGATCGTACCCTACGAGATCTTCGCGATATTTCTCGTTGACGACGACAAACAGGAACTGTACCTCCGCTTTGCGATCGGACATCCTCCCGATGTCGTAAAGAATCTGCGGATCAAAGTGGGTGACGGCGTCACCGGCACGGCGGCAATGGAACGTACGACTGTCGTGGTGGACGACGTCCGAAAATATCCTCGATACATCGAGGCGGTGAAGAGTGCCCGCTCGGAACTCGCCGTTCCGCTGGTGAGCCAGAATCGCGTGGTCGGCGTCCTCGATATCGAAAGTCCCGAGCCCGGCTATTTCCGCGAGGATCAGGTCAAGCTTCTGAACCTTCTCGCCAGCCAGATCGCGATCGCCATCGAAAACGCGCGCGTTTACGAGAGCGAACGGCGCAACCGTGAATTGCTGGCGCTGTTATATGACATCAGTCTCGATATGGGTTCCACGCTGGAAATCGACGAACTGGTGCACAAAATTGCCGCGGCCGTTAAGCAGAAGATCAACTACCACACGTTTTCGATCTTCCTTCTCGATGAGAAGCAGAACCTCCTGCGGCCGAAGTTCGTCATTCGTTCCAACGAACGTGAAAACCAGAAGCTCGTGTTACCCCTGGGAACGGGACTCATCGGGACAGCCGCGAAAATGAATGTCCCGCTTCGCATCGCCGACGTGACGCAGGATCCGCGATATCTCAATGTCCATACGGAAACACGCTCGGAACTTGTCGTTCCGCTGACGTCGAAGGGTCAAGTCGTCGGCATCGTCGATCTGGAGAGCACCAAGCCCGGATATTTCACGGAATATCACGAACGATTTTTGATGACTCTCGCGTCCCGGATCGCTTCGGCCCTGGTGAATGCGGAACTCTATGCGCGCGTGGCGGACAACGAAAGCCGGCTCGGCCGCGAAATGAAAATCGCCAGGGAAATTCAGCGTCAGCTGATGCCGGACGAACTCCCGCACGTTGCTCCTTTGCAATTGGCGGTACTTTTCAAATCCGTTGCGCAGCTCGGAGGCGATCTTTACGACTGGATCGAGTTCGATGACGGCCGTCTTGCGATCGTAGTAGGCGATGTCGCCGGAAAGGGCGCGCCGGCGGCATTGTATGGAGCGCTATCGAGCGGCGTGATCCGGACCAGAGCCGGAAGGAAGTATCCGCCGGGCCAGATGCTCGAACTGGTCAACAAAACCCTCCATCAACGGCCGGTTGAAGGTCAATTTGTTGCAGTCACCTATGCCATCTATGAGCCTGTTACACGATCGATCACTCTTGCGAATTCAGGTCTCCCCTACCCTCTGCTGGTGCGAGCCGGACAGCCGACATACCTCGATGTTGCAGGCGTTCCTCTCGGGCTGTTTCCGGACTCGAAATATGAGGAAAGCTCGCTGCAGCTCCAGAGCGGCGACATTCTCGTGTTCTACTCCGATGGAGTGATCGAGATGCGAAATGACGCCGATGAAGAGTTTGGACTTAAACGGCTCGCCGAAGCAGTGCGTCTGCACCATGAGAAATCCGCCGACGAAATCGTGAAGGGGGTCAGCGCTGCCCTCGCGGATTTTATCGGACGCGTCCGCCCTCACGACGACAGGACTATGATTGTCATCAAACTGGGAACATAAGAAATTTAGCCGCAGATGACGCGGATGACGCAGATGGGGCGCAAAAACGAACTTTTGAGGCGCCCCATCCGCGTCATCTGCGGCTAAAAACAGTTTGCTTGCGGCATAGCCGCGCTATGCCTTTTGTGGCTAATTCAACTGTCCAAGTACGGAGACCATTTCGTTATGGATGCTGCCGTTTGAAGCGACGATCTCTTTGTCATACGGCGAAAATGCGCCCCCGCCGAAGTTCGTCACCGTGCCTCCGGCCTCCTCTACAATAACGACACCGGCAGCCGTATCCCATGGATGCAGGTCCATCTCCCAGAAGCCGTCAACGCGCCCGAGCGCAATGTAGCAGAGGTCTAATGCCGCGGAACCGCCGCGGCGCACAGCCTGGCTTTCGATCAGGAAGGCGCGAAACTGGCTCATCGCCGTGTCCATCTTTTCACGGACACCATAAGAAAACCCGGTCATGATCAGCGCATCGGAAAGCCGGTTGGCGTCCGAAACGCGGATCGGCCGGCCGTTCACGAAGGCGCCCGAACCACGCCCGGCGCTGAACATTTCGTCGCGCCAGGGATCATAGACCGCCCCGCACAATATTTTTCCGTCCTGCTCAAATCCGATCGAAACGCAGAAGAACGGATATTGATGCGCGAAGTTCGTCGTCCCGTCGAGTGGATCAATGATCCATTTCGCGGCGCCGCCCGCGGTGGCGCCCGATTCTTCGGCCAGAATGGCATGATCCGGATAGTGCTCGCGAATGCGCCGGATGATCAGGGCCTCCGACTCCTTGTCGGCCGCCGTGACGAGATTGGCGCGGCCTTTGAGTTCAACGTGCTTCTCGCGATTCATATAGTGTTTCAGCACACCGCCGGCTTCGCGCGCAAGTTCAATTGCAAAATCTAAATGTTCCACTATTTGTTCTGGCTGTTCGAGGTCGTGAGTGAGGTAATCCGGTCCAGCACCTTCATGTAGCCTTCTTCCATGGCAAGGACCATGAATGCCGGATCGGTTTTAATCTTGTCGAATTCCGTGAACCCTTCATCCAGCGCCCTGTTCAGGTAGGAAATCGCCCGCTCCTTGTCACCCTGAGCCGCGTAGATTTTCGCGAAGTAGAAGCTGACCGCGGGATCTCCGCGGCGCGATGTCTGGATCAGCGTCCCGAAGCCACTGGCCTTTTCAAGGACCTTCGGATCCAGCTGGAGAGCCTGCTGGAGAGACTTCTGCGCCTCGTCATACTTCTTCATATCGAAGAGGCAGAAGGCCTTATTCAGCATCACGGTGGGAGAGTCGGGCCGGATCTTGAGTGCCTTCTCGTATTGCGACAAAGCGTTGTCGTATCGCTGGCGGGCATACTCGACGGTGCCGATATTATTGAGCACCTCGAGAAAGTACGGATTCTGTTTCAACGCCTCGCGGTAGTACCGCTCGGCCGCGTTGAGCTGCTGGGCCTGATGGTAGACGAGGCCGAGGCGATTCAGAGTGCTCGCGTTGTAGCGGTCGATTGCGATCGCTTTCTGATACTCGGCGATCGCCTCCTCGTACATCTTTCGGGCGAAATACGAATCACCGCGCTGCTCGTGCAGAGTCGCTTCGCTCAATTCCTTCGCCGGCATGAGAATCTGCATCTGCAGCAGATCCCCTTCTCTCATTTCGATCAATTCT
This sequence is a window from Terriglobia bacterium. Protein-coding genes within it:
- a CDS encoding tetratricopeptide repeat protein — translated: MLQKACLLAALTCLAGNVAYSQTTQTQPKRAEILTVHGRVITGDHNDPDLRIEVRLERATGQLASTTFADAGGNFEFRSLGPGRYYVLINLEGYEPVSQSIDAFSAVGDNSVTIFLSKPAVRGIDRPAGLDAADPDTVDISQMKDSLPKKAVQDYEKAIEEKQKGRTESAIRLLEEAIVLAPNFFHAHNNLGILYLSAKRHGDAEREFKSSGALNPKSELPLLNLGTLYLEEAAAQKEDPRAAGRVLDQALDALEQAVKLNPRSAKAYFILGQANYRSAFFEEAENAFKKSIAIDPKLWAGRLMLANVYARQERWPEVLEHLDAYLTHNPNAADRAHVEEMRAAIAKNVQATTK
- the hpt gene encoding hypoxanthine phosphoribosyltransferase, whose translation is MKTALGMVLISEDEIRRRIADLGRQISKDFDARSVTLVGILKGSFIFLADLIRAIAQDVPVEVDFMAVSSYGDATTTSGTIHIEKDLGISIAGKDVIIVEDIVDTGLTLLHVYNILSARGARSLRVATLLEKPGNSKYDKPLDYVGFKIENKFVVGFGLDFAQRYRNLSDIRVLNEI
- the deoC gene encoding deoxyribose-phosphate aldolase, which translates into the protein MKSDFGRYIDHTLLRPIGTATDIRRLCTEAIEYGMAAVCIFPSYVPIARDLLKTSRVKIATVIAFPFGVTFTEIKEAEMRASAARGADEMDFVINIAALKSGDDKSIEEEMHYLIAKARTLGVHTKFIIETAYLTDDEKVRTCKIANRVKPDFMKTSTGYGPSGATVEDVRLMRSNLLPEIQIKAAGGIRNYAEAQQMLQAGASRLGTSAGIKILEEAAAR
- a CDS encoding SpoIIE family protein phosphatase, with the protein product MKPDPATAVAGSDARRFVSTLVEINHEITSILDLDELLKKIAELTNRIVPYEIFAIFLVDDDKQELYLRFAIGHPPDVVKNLRIKVGDGVTGTAAMERTTVVVDDVRKYPRYIEAVKSARSELAVPLVSQNRVVGVLDIESPEPGYFREDQVKLLNLLASQIAIAIENARVYESERRNRELLALLYDISLDMGSTLEIDELVHKIAAAVKQKINYHTFSIFLLDEKQNLLRPKFVIRSNERENQKLVLPLGTGLIGTAAKMNVPLRIADVTQDPRYLNVHTETRSELVVPLTSKGQVVGIVDLESTKPGYFTEYHERFLMTLASRIASALVNAELYARVADNESRLGREMKIAREIQRQLMPDELPHVAPLQLAVLFKSVAQLGGDLYDWIEFDDGRLAIVVGDVAGKGAPAALYGALSSGVIRTRAGRKYPPGQMLELVNKTLHQRPVEGQFVAVTYAIYEPVTRSITLANSGLPYPLLVRAGQPTYLDVAGVPLGLFPDSKYEESSLQLQSGDILVFYSDGVIEMRNDADEEFGLKRLAEAVRLHHEKSADEIVKGVSAALADFIGRVRPHDDRTMIVIKLGT
- a CDS encoding inositol monophosphatase family protein — translated: MEHLDFAIELAREAGGVLKHYMNREKHVELKGRANLVTAADKESEALIIRRIREHYPDHAILAEESGATAGGAAKWIIDPLDGTTNFAHQYPFFCVSIGFEQDGKILCGAVYDPWRDEMFSAGRGSGAFVNGRPIRVSDANRLSDALIMTGFSYGVREKMDTAMSQFRAFLIESQAVRRGGSAALDLCYIALGRVDGFWEMDLHPWDTAAGVVIVEEAGGTVTNFGGGAFSPYDKEIVASNGSIHNEMVSVLGQLN
- a CDS encoding tetratricopeptide repeat protein translates to MARLIAVVLLLAGTAFGQAASGNEKYDQNQYADAANAYAKIPAAQRDAVIYNRLGISYHLANQLRAAETAYRNGLKLQPENPNLLNNLAALYYTQRKFSDAEREVRRAIEKSPDNAVMRTNLHAARYAHENTRNARVVADEIGPKSSELIEMREGDLLQMQILMPAKELSEATLHEQRGDSYFARKMYEEAIAEYQKAIAIDRYNASTLNRLGLVYHQAQQLNAAERYYREALKQNPYFLEVLNNIGTVEYARQRYDNALSQYEKALKIRPDSPTVMLNKAFCLFDMKKYDEAQKSLQQALQLDPKVLEKASGFGTLIQTSRRGDPAVSFYFAKIYAAQGDKERAISYLNRALDEGFTEFDKIKTDPAFMVLAMEEGYMKVLDRITSLTTSNSQNK